A single genomic interval of Aegicerativicinus sediminis harbors:
- the nadD gene encoding nicotinate (nicotinamide) nucleotide adenylyltransferase produces MKVGLFFGTFNPIHVGHLIIANYMAEFSDLDQVWLVVTPLSPFKKKSSLLDNYHRLEMVYQATEPYPKLRPSDIEFNLPEPNYTINTLTYLKEKFPYYNFCLIMGEDNLKGFHKWKNYDLILETHDLYVYPRVNEMPIENDLISNEKVHAIDAPIIELSSTFIRKAIKEGKNIRPMLPESVWRYIDEMNFYKN; encoded by the coding sequence GTGAAAGTCGGACTCTTTTTTGGAACATTTAATCCAATTCATGTTGGTCATTTGATTATTGCTAATTATATGGCTGAATTTAGTGATCTAGACCAAGTTTGGTTGGTGGTTACCCCGTTAAGTCCGTTTAAGAAAAAGTCATCATTATTGGATAATTACCATCGTCTTGAAATGGTATACCAAGCTACAGAACCTTACCCGAAGTTGCGCCCAAGTGATATAGAATTTAATTTACCTGAACCAAATTACACCATCAATACGCTAACTTACCTTAAGGAGAAATTCCCTTATTATAACTTTTGTTTAATAATGGGAGAGGACAACTTAAAGGGTTTCCACAAATGGAAAAATTACGATCTTATTTTAGAAACTCATGATCTTTATGTTTATCCAAGAGTAAATGAAATGCCTATAGAGAATGATTTAATTTCTAATGAAAAGGTTCATGCCATTGATGCTCCAATTATTGAATTATCTTCAACCTTTATAAGAAAGGCAATTAAGGAAGGCAAAAATATACGTCCTATGTTGCCCGAATCTGTTTGGCGATATATAGATGAAATGAATTTTTATAAAAATTAA